In Macrobrachium rosenbergii isolate ZJJX-2024 chromosome 16, ASM4041242v1, whole genome shotgun sequence, a single genomic region encodes these proteins:
- the LOC136847067 gene encoding mitochondrial protein C2orf69 homolog isoform X1, which translates to MSISYEILLLLYLIRAVCPLVLDDGIVCHRLSLYPPLTLRNMCACKVLGRGSVIRLGFVAVESGLKNELIYAPPSTPQETTKPVLVFFGGDVQDYPEVMEAHRDNKRYVEWSLTETTSLLASKFPSHHILVVKPSRMERKTFSCYDNFVTSNSVGAPTHTPGIAAIIHLNDLISEGLRSAQEKTEAHITFPESVEDLTLIGFSKGCVILNQLITEFHTVKTFEDERHNVPLNFIQKISNMYWLDGGHAGGSKTWITEISVLNTLASLSHIKIHVHVTPYQVEDEQRPWIKRECKSFCKILQRAGCKINYKLHFEEEERSLFSHFKILNEFA; encoded by the exons ATGAGCATTAGTTatgaaattttgcttttgttatacCTCATCCGTGCTGTCTGTCCTTTGGTCTTAGATGATGGCATTGTTTGCCATAGATTGTCACTGTATCCTCCACTTACCCTGAG aAACATGTGTGCTTGCAAAGTGTTAGGACGTGGCAGTGTGATTCGTTTGGGCTTTGTTGCTGTAGAGTCTGGActgaaaaatgagttaatataTGCTCCTCCATCTACTCCTCAAGAAACAACTAAACCTGTTCTAGTTTTCTTTGGTGGAGATGTCCAG GACTACCCAGAGGTTATGGAGGCACATCGAGACAACAAAAGATATGTGGAATGGTCGCTGACAGAAACAACCTCTCTTCTGGCTTCTAAATTTCCCTCCCATCACATTCTGGTTGTTAAACCGAGCAG GATGGAGCGGAAAACATTTAGTTGTTATGACAATTTCGTGACGAGTAATAGTGTGGGCGCGCCAACTCACACACCAGGGATAGCAGCTATTATCCACTTGAATGATTTGATTTCAGAAGGACTCAGATCTGCTCAAGAAAAAACAGAAGCGCATATTACTTTTCCAGAATCTGTGGAAGATTTAACATTAATTGGTTTTAGCAAAGGGTGTGTCATTTTGAATCAGCTTATCACAGAATTTCACACTGTGAAGACATTTGAAGATGAAAGACACAATGTTCCATTGAATTTCATTCAGAAG ATAAGCAACATGTATTGGTTAGATGGTGGTCATGCTGGTGGCAGCAAAACATGGATTACAGAAATTTCAGTTTTGAATACACTTGCTTCTCTTAGTCATATAAAAATTCATGTCCATGTTACTCCTTATCAG GTTGAAGATGAACAACGTCCATGGATTAAAAGAGAGTGCAAATCTTTCTGCAAGATTTTGCAGCGTGCTGGATGCAAGATAAACTACAAGCttcattttgaagaagaagaacgctCACTATTTTCTCACTTCAAAATACTAAATGAATTTGCCTAA
- the LOC136847067 gene encoding mitochondrial protein C2orf69 homolog isoform X2 has product MCACKVLGRGSVIRLGFVAVESGLKNELIYAPPSTPQETTKPVLVFFGGDVQDYPEVMEAHRDNKRYVEWSLTETTSLLASKFPSHHILVVKPSRMERKTFSCYDNFVTSNSVGAPTHTPGIAAIIHLNDLISEGLRSAQEKTEAHITFPESVEDLTLIGFSKGCVILNQLITEFHTVKTFEDERHNVPLNFIQKISNMYWLDGGHAGGSKTWITEISVLNTLASLSHIKIHVHVTPYQVEDEQRPWIKRECKSFCKILQRAGCKINYKLHFEEEERSLFSHFKILNEFA; this is encoded by the exons ATGTGTGCTTGCAAAGTGTTAGGACGTGGCAGTGTGATTCGTTTGGGCTTTGTTGCTGTAGAGTCTGGActgaaaaatgagttaatataTGCTCCTCCATCTACTCCTCAAGAAACAACTAAACCTGTTCTAGTTTTCTTTGGTGGAGATGTCCAG GACTACCCAGAGGTTATGGAGGCACATCGAGACAACAAAAGATATGTGGAATGGTCGCTGACAGAAACAACCTCTCTTCTGGCTTCTAAATTTCCCTCCCATCACATTCTGGTTGTTAAACCGAGCAG GATGGAGCGGAAAACATTTAGTTGTTATGACAATTTCGTGACGAGTAATAGTGTGGGCGCGCCAACTCACACACCAGGGATAGCAGCTATTATCCACTTGAATGATTTGATTTCAGAAGGACTCAGATCTGCTCAAGAAAAAACAGAAGCGCATATTACTTTTCCAGAATCTGTGGAAGATTTAACATTAATTGGTTTTAGCAAAGGGTGTGTCATTTTGAATCAGCTTATCACAGAATTTCACACTGTGAAGACATTTGAAGATGAAAGACACAATGTTCCATTGAATTTCATTCAGAAG ATAAGCAACATGTATTGGTTAGATGGTGGTCATGCTGGTGGCAGCAAAACATGGATTACAGAAATTTCAGTTTTGAATACACTTGCTTCTCTTAGTCATATAAAAATTCATGTCCATGTTACTCCTTATCAG GTTGAAGATGAACAACGTCCATGGATTAAAAGAGAGTGCAAATCTTTCTGCAAGATTTTGCAGCGTGCTGGATGCAAGATAAACTACAAGCttcattttgaagaagaagaacgctCACTATTTTCTCACTTCAAAATACTAAATGAATTTGCCTAA